The genomic interval CGTGTGTCGATGTTGTCGCGTGGACTGAAGGCGAAGTCCGGCTCAATGCGTTTCACTTCCTCGTAGAGTCCTAAAATATGAATGCATTCGGGTACCCGTAAGAATTCGTCCAAACAATCCAAAGTTTCGATTGGCATAAACTTATGATGAGGTGTTAAGTAATTAGTTAATGCGCTCTAAGTTCAAACATGGGATCATTTGTCATTCTTTCAATTGCTTAACAATTcgttttccatttgtttttccAAGACATGCTCTATAAGCAGGTAAACTTACGGCTATTGTGCAAACTTGTCATTTGCACTCTCAAGTATTTCTAGCAGTCCAAGACCATCAAACGTCTCCTTTCGAGTCTGCTTTTACTTAAGGGCAAGCAAGTACAAATGTGtaaaattttgaataattatCAAATGATTTGCTTGACTTGCTTTTCTTGTTATAAGATGTAGACTAACAGTTGGTCCGATATCACAAAAAATGGACGGTTGTGAGGAAGATTTATGAGAATATCTTTAGGCAATTGCGATCTAATACCTAATTCCCCATTACTCctcacggtgttcaaaaagccctatcaagtttccagagaaattcccaaacacaaattggcatttttctacctcaaaaagtcatagggaacaacttttactttattgttttatgaaattctagtccacataaaaaaacttacatacctaaaaacattataaaaactaaaattttcagaAACCTATTccatgtaaattaggagcacacttagttagcacttgaatataatttacgATATTATCCATTTCACCGCcacttagttacatcggatttagtggtccaaatttcatcgtttttagccccaaaatgccccggttatatgttaattcaattttcctaagatttaatatcgattttctcTATcgcaaaatgaaagattatttttccatttcttgcataatttcaaattaacttaaaaccttgtacaaccatatctaaaaccctcaaaaaagcagatttttaaCAATTTATTTCTAAAgcatccaaggtacatttagttgagtaGTCACTGAAaaattcacaaatatcaatgaagccttaaagaagtcattttcaattggtttcaacgaagtcttcaagaaacgacaaaatctataacattgctgattgtatgtattgtcttcagaatttaagtgaatgcataactaagtgcacacatgatgattgtaaaacacattttcaaagattacacttttagtgtgttttcagtgacattatatagcgTTTTTAGCTATTATGAGGCTATGCAagtaaaaggaaaaataatcttttgtatttgtgacattgaaaatcaatatcaattctttgggaaattgaattaacatataaccggggcattttggggctaaaacgatgaaatttggaccactaaatccgatgtaactaagtagcggtgaaatagatgatatcataatttatattcaagagctaactaaatgtgctcccaacttacattgggtaggtttttgaaaattttagtttttataatgtttttaggtatgcaagttttttatgtgggctagaatttcataaagtaataaaatcaaaattattccCCATGgtattttgaggaagaaaaatgccaagatgtggttgagaatttccatcaaaactttaaagggtatttttaccactgtgtccTCTTGACATACAGTATTTCACGATAATCTACCCACTTACTGCATCTTATTATTTTACTTAAAGTCATATGCATGCCAATAAGGGCCCgtatttgcaacgtcagacagcccaaacaaaacgggaggacgcacggtagattgccAAATCAACTACTGGTGACGTACCATGTaagaaatttcttttccggacattctgtgacccaggtcactagTTAAatataagattttgaaagaatttttcCAAAAACGACACATTATAATTTAAGAAAAGAGAAAGCGGCcaaatcggccctttatttgacGCTACCTTGTTGAAAGATATTTAAGGCAAAGAGCCATTAGATAGAATTTCCTTGACCAACAATGAACTAGCCCAGAAAGACTTTGATGGATCATCTAACTTCGACTTTTAGTTGTAGCTGTGGTcattttttccctccttttttttcattacattcGTTATTTTCGAATTCATTTGCCAGCTTTTTGTTCAGATCTGATTATATGCTTAATGGCATGGACAAATACGTAAAATCTTCGTGATAAAATGGCTTCATCTTTTAGTTGTTTGCCATTCTGTTTATCTGCTCGCCTAGTCATTGTGTCAGTAATGGAGGTTGAACTTGCAATTAAGTGATCATAGCTGTCTGCCTAAATGTGGACGACACTGGCCGAAAAATTAACAATAATTTGGTCGTGACAATCAATATTTCCCCATTCGATAACTAAGAAGGACAACCGGCCTACCCTATCCAtctcaaaagccttttttgtgGGTATATATAACTAACACAATTAGATGAGGAGAAATAGATATGTGCATGTTGCTTCATCCTCGAGAAATACGGAGGGGCTACTCCCATTGAGTCCTTGGAAAACAGCTTATTTGTTGCTTGGAAGATGCAGAGAGAACCATGGTTCAAGTTTTGGTGATGATTGATTATCATCGCCCAAGTACCAGAACCAGTGTGCAAGCACTCCAAAGGACAACTCAAAGCGAGACCCTCTCACTCCATCACAAATATGACCAGTATATGATCCACAAGGGGGTAAGCAAAAGAAAGCTGCCGTTCCCACCATTGGTCTCAGCTCCCATTTGTTTATGACCATTAGGGAGTGACAAGTCTCACTCCGTGAAGAATGGCTGGTTTCCCGACCTTCACAACAGCACACTCATAGATGTGCATTGTGCGTTGGTTATATTTCTGGACTTGCTCTATGCCCTAAGCTATCGAAGCATTTTAAAAGAGAGCcagatgaaatcaaatatgGTTCTGGAGAGATAATCCATTTTCGGTTCCACTAAGTAGTTGAATTGGTTCCCGATCGTGTTCAGCGACGATTTGGTATCCCAGAAGCCTTTGCCATAGATACTTTTGATGAATCGTGGATAGCGTCAAACCATTTGGAGTCTGATCCGAAACGTGGCCTTTTTGAGGTTATCCATATGACCAATATGGCTTTAGTGGGGCCTCTAATTGAATAATGGGCTCTCTGATCATATTTTCCCATGGATGGATCACATGGACTGATTTTACCCTCGTGGTTAGAGGGCCATCAAAGGACAAGATATGTTCCATCAGAATCCACATTTCCAAGGTTTCTGGCGGCAACAGAACAGAGAATCTCTCTTTTGTCGGCCTTTTTGGGTTTGTGATTGAACGGAAGATCTATTTTGTTTCCTTCCCAACATGGCCCAAGTCTATTCCAGGACTTCATGTGTCGTTGCAGATCCTCATTTCCGGCCTGGCTTCATGCTCCGCTGGGTTTGAAGGAGCTATTATCGTGACGTTGAAGACCTTGTTGTCTCACCCGGAGTCAAATAACCAGATGAGAAATCCAACCAAAACGTGCGAGTGTGTACTTCTCCAACAAGTTATTCCAAGCCATGGAACACGAGAATAGCACGAAGCCATGAACGACGACGCCCTTTCTCGTTTACATCCCATGAAGCAGGAAAGTTAGACAGACTAAAGTTAGAATGAGAGGAGAAAAGCGGACATGCCCAGAAAGGCCTCCTCTCTACTTCGTATTTGCGTTTGCGGGGGCTTGGGAACACGGATCCACAATTTAAACACAAGCACCAAAAATACACTTCTTCCAACAAACTGTGCTCTTTCCTTCTTCGTAGAAGTGATCAATGGCGTCATAAATCTGCGACATTTTCCGTCTATCGGCGATGGGAGCACTCGGCGAATGACAATCATGAGATTAGCCATTGGGACACATCTCAGTAGCACTTTTTGTCGAACTTGATCAGGGTTCTTTTCCTTTGGCGTGCAAAGAGCCTTATCCTGTCATCTTATGTCAGCTTATCTCACAACATACACCTGACGACGGTTCAAGGATCAAGCCATGACATAAAACTAAATCTTTCAGACACAAAGCTAAAGAGATCGAAATGTAACATAATGAGCACGGACGTTAAAAGTAAGCGTGTTCCACGAAGCAAGTCCAACTGTGGCGAAATGGGCATTGGTTAGCGcgatctgtttttttttgtttgtggttTCCTCTCAGAATTAAATCTGAAGGCACGAACATCGTGAGTTCCCTAAATCCAGAAACCACTGCTCCTCTAACTAAAAGACTTGATTGGATATTCCCGCCGTATATGCTCAAAGCCCTTTGTGTTGTATTCCGAGTAAGCCATTTTCTTCCCTGTTTACTtgtcattcttttctttctatcCCTCTGTTCTGGTCCCAGTTCCCGGCCATTCTCGTCTTGTTTTGTTCATGACATTCTCATCACGGACACTCGCTCTTACAATTACATCCAAGGACGTCGACGAAGATTGAAGCATTCCCCTGAGCTATTACTAAACTGCTAGCGGAACACATCTCGTTGGAGACAATCTGTCCCAAATGGAACACTGGGACGCTTGCCAAAAGGACCAAGAATGGGAGAATCAGACAGTAGGAGGGGGAGGGGATCCCAATCGTTTTTCTCGGTCACTACTTCGCCCACCAATGACCATGCATAACTGTCGTGATCAAGCCATTTTTATCAGTGTTCGTTCCAAACAAGAAGGGCCCACCCCTGATGCATCATTGGTTATCGAATGAAGGGTTTCTTCTAATCATGATAAAAACTTCTCCTTACCTTGTTGGACATGTACCGCTGGTCCCAGTGCGTTCTCTTTGAGGAGCTTAGGaattgaagaatttgttcCCGATTTTCCACTTGTCAGATGAGACGTGGAACTCGATCGTTTGGCATTGGAAGTGGAGGTGCTGTAGGAACTTGTAGATGTCGAGAACGAAGATCGATAATGGTTATTGACtgaggatgatgaggaagatTTCTGAACTTgagacgacgatgacgacgacgaggcCCAACAAGAATGCGGATGGGGCACTTGGTTCAGGAGGCTGCCCACTGAAGGGGAAGGGGCAATGCCGGAGTGGGACGAGGAGTTATtggggttgttgttgttggggaTGGTCTTGGGCTCTGCTCTTTGTCGGGTTCCATGGCCGATGAGCCCACTCCCTTGGTCTCTCATGGAAGGTTGATCGGAAGGTGGCTTGATTTTCGGATGGAAATTGACGTGAATGACAGGGTAGCCCACTAAAAGTCGAATGAAACCATATGGTAACGAAAGGAAATATCAATCTCATGGAGATTAGGGATCCATATTGAAAGTAGATTGTACCTCCTTTTTCTAAGGTGTCCAGAACGGCTCCTTCTTGGAGATCCCGGTGCCTGGCCACGGCTAACCGCAATCGCGATTGTTGTTCTCGGTAAGTGATCTTGAGCTTCTCCGTGGGATGAACGAATGTAAATACAGCCTGAGAGCCGAACAGAGAGGACTGGTCGGTTCTCtccattcttttcaattccttttcgGCCTTCCGGTGAACTACAATGAAAACAACTGGATTTTTAAACATATTCTCATTGTTCTCATTCCTCTCATTACTCTGATTactgttgatccggtagcaccttttaagtcagatttggacaaatttttaaatagtacatcaaccctacattcaaggactaccTCGGTCTGCCAtgccaaattcgttggtggatcaaacatcatataaagatagaaagttaataaataggcgaatcataacctttcattttaatagcactggggataacattccttgtagcggttagaaaagcccgtgaaaaaccaaaccacatataaaaaggtcgtttttaaGTCAAAATCATTGATGGGACCAGATTACTTAGCAAGTCAATGTCGTTGGCCGACATGGTTGAACGCAAACGATTGCCGGGCTTGACTGCCTTGAGACCCAACATCCTGGGCCCGACGGCGTTAGCGTTAGAGGTGAAAGCCGTACGAACAATTTGAAGCACATTCAAAGTACTCAAGAGCGATGCGCCCGAAGATGAGGACGAGCGCCTCACAATGGGCTCCAACTTGTCCATTTTTGCCTTCAGACTCATCTTGTTGTAGTTAGACATTGAAGAAGTGAAGTAGAAATAAACTCGTCATCACTGAAGAGAGTTAAGAATGGTCTGGAGCCAGATATTGATTGGAACTCCCGGCCACTTGTcacaccaccactaccaccaccaactGTGTTTTTAGCACAACTAAAGTTCTCCACCAACCAAAAGGGAATGAATGGTCGtggttctttcttcttttctttcaaggcCTATTTTCAGGGAAAGTTGACTTGCTTTCCAAGATGAGACCGACGGTTTATGGCTGGTTAGTGGAACGAAAGATACCAAAGCCTATACCTTGGCCCTGAAAGTGGGCTAGGCTAATAAAAGCCCTGGAAATGATCACATTACCTGGTTGGTCCGAGTTTACTAAATTCACAACGAAGACAAATCCAAAACCATGTGTGAATAACTAATCCCAGAATTTGATGTTGGGCCACAATGAAAGTGAATAATGTTTCGAGTTTAGAGCATAATTTTCATAAGAGTCACTATATACCTGGTGTCTTCAGAAGTGACACGAAACCAGAGCCCGTGGGTATTCTTGTCCCGTTTCCATGAAAGACGAACCCACACTTGGAGGATTTCTGTTTCTAGCTAAGCGTTCCTCTCCTCGCAGGTCTTGTAGAAAAACATCAAGTGTGGAATCTCATCCACAATCCATCATCACCCATGAGTTATTCAGCAGAGATTCAAGATTAGTTACTACTTTGCCATTAGGGTGACCTTGTTGTGGTATTTGATGTTGCTGTCAAAGCAAGCGCAGCAATCTTATGAGTCTGACCTGGGCGATGACAGCAAAAAGATCCCCCCCCGCTTAAAAGCATCGCTAGGTAAGTTCCAAACTTGTTATGATTAAACCTCTGCTCCAAGTTATTTGTCCAGAACTAGTAGACAAGACCATGCGAGCGCAAGTCAGTCCTAGTGCACcggtttgaaaagcttttagcACTTGAATCGTAAAACCACCATAACAAAAATACATAAAAGGCCTGCTTGAAGCTTGGAATGGATTTCGATGGACATCCAGAGCGGTCGTCGCGGAATGTGTGACTGGGCAGAATGGAATCAAATCCGGCTCAATGTGAGTTTCACAATGCAAACTACTACTGTACATGTTTGCCATTTTCGCTCAAGCTGGATAGATCATCATCCTATCCGTGTTTCAATGTTGGCTGACATTTGAGCTCGATGAGCATTCACGGTGAagttgatgaagatgaaggaaatAGTGCTGAAATTTGCACACACCGAGCTCGCTACCTCGCCATGAATGTATGCACAGGTATAGTACCTAGAGCATGTGTCTAGATATCTGCAGTGTTTTATCAACCTTGCCTTTTAACACACGCATGTACGTACACTTCTGTACAATACTGTACAGTGCATGTAGGTATGATTTGGTTGACTCTGCGCCCCAAACCAACAATAACCTATTCTGGCTAATCCTAAACTTGTCACGTCATGCACACCAAATTCAGCCGGCCGGGTCTCAGTCATTcatttgacattggaattcattgCCCACATATTGATCTTCAGTACTTATTACCAGCATATTTGCCTGAATTCATTGGCCAAAGAATCATTGTGGTTGTGTGATAATTTTGCCAGGGCGTGCACATTTTGgcgaaatattcatttttgccGGCATGAAACAGCATTCCTGCCATAACCATGGAACCAAccaccagccaaccaactaTCCAACTAGCGGATAGAGAtgttgatcatcatcatcatcatcatcatgttgatGATCGGGCCAGAGGGGTCCGTCGGACAAGAGATAAACCTTCGCTTCGTTTTTGCATATCTCGACGAACGATGATGGGATAGCATGATggattttggcaaaattttcACATTTCCCAATCCgtggccaattttgaattccaaaagcATGATGGTCTCTGAGATGGCAGAttggctgactggctgactggaTGGCTGGATTGGCACATGTTATGGCGTAGGTCCGCTCCGATCTTCA from Tigriopus californicus strain San Diego chromosome 5, Tcal_SD_v2.1, whole genome shotgun sequence carries:
- the LOC131881211 gene encoding lateral signaling target protein 2 homolog isoform X1 (The sequence of the model RefSeq protein was modified relative to this genomic sequence to represent the inferred CDS: added 610 bases not found in genome assembly), yielding MSNYNKMSLKAKMDKLEPIVRRSSSSSGASLLSTLNVLQIVRTAFTSNANAVGPRMLGLKAVKPGNRLRSTMSANDIDLLIHRKAEKELKRMERTDQSSLFGSQAVFTFVHPTEKLKITYREQQSRLRLAVARHRDLQEGAVLDTLEKGVGYPVIHVNFHPKIKPPSDQPSMRDQGSGLIGHGTRQRAEPKTIPNNNNPNNSSSHSGIAPSPSVGSLLNQVPHPHSCWASSSSSSSQVQKSSSSSSVNNHYRSSFSTSTSSYSTSTSNAKRSSSTSHLTSGKSGTNSSIPKLLKENALGPAVHVQQGLYEEVKRIEPDFAFSPRDNIDTRAYIILGFKTLDTGFSSVLEQTWRDWTGARAIYLRLHNDFDLSKIVFYHRVHPKNDLDMFMYIVLVECWNVNAKNLIHILDFVQRMRVERLNGYISLYRDLGLEEEDSNYHSASQESLNNYAYGEDHHHDQSMRQSISPSAFSFATEVDEALDIIEEHHDLTNPITEPTKEETALEDTRHREVLVVETKENNTKKKKHHKHHKSKSHKNHSHHHHHHHQQHDHLHEPIHIETDNIGQITVESRQIP